One Acidimicrobiales bacterium DNA segment encodes these proteins:
- a CDS encoding PH domain-containing protein, producing the protein MPIPRKLLNEGEQVVVDLRPHWSFLIGPVLAGIGAIVVAVAVLVAFPSAPGVVIVAVLLVLAGAMIWLAGRYARWASTSFVLTNSRVIYRTGVVARHGREIPLERVNDITVHQTILERLVGSGRLFLESAGRMGEEAFIGVPHCVAVQKAIHQQLEQSRRRWAEQATGRVPLTVPEQLEKLDELCRRGVITRAEFDAEKTRLLHPLG; encoded by the coding sequence GTGCCCATCCCTCGAAAGCTGCTGAACGAGGGCGAGCAGGTCGTCGTCGACCTCCGCCCCCACTGGTCCTTCCTCATCGGGCCGGTGCTGGCGGGGATTGGCGCCATCGTCGTGGCGGTGGCGGTCCTGGTGGCCTTCCCGTCCGCCCCGGGGGTGGTCATCGTCGCCGTGCTGCTGGTTCTCGCCGGCGCCATGATCTGGCTCGCCGGCCGGTACGCCCGCTGGGCCAGCACCAGCTTCGTGCTGACCAACAGCCGGGTGATCTACCGGACCGGCGTCGTCGCTCGCCATGGGCGCGAGATCCCGCTGGAGCGGGTGAACGACATCACGGTCCACCAGACGATCCTCGAGCGCCTGGTGGGATCGGGTCGGCTGTTCCTGGAGTCGGCAGGGCGGATGGGCGAGGAGGCGTTCATCGGGGTGCCCCACTGCGTAGCCGTGCAGAAGGCGATCCACCAGCAGTTGGAGCAGTCCCGGCGCCGGTGGGCCGAGCAGGCCACGGGCCGCGTCCCGCTCACGGTCCCCGAGCAGCTCGAGAAGCTCGACGAGCTGTGTCGCCGAGGTGTGATCACCAGAGCCGAGTTCGACGCCGAGAAGACGAGGCTCCTGCACCCCCTGGGCTGA
- a CDS encoding alpha/beta hydrolase — MAMLKAFDGGRLFGASFGGDEAPWVLALHGWARTHQDWRSVLGARAAGTVALGGPSSSRSAPAGDASIEGPAGLGAMGAVAVDLPGFGATPAPAEAWGSADYAAALVPVLEELQVPAVVVGHSFGGRVAIHLAAAHPGLVKALVLTGVPLVRPAARHRRPPLRYRVGRALYDRRLLSEARMETLRQRYGSPDYRAATGVMRQVLVRTVNETYDDQLRAVRCPVELVWGDNDTEVPVSVAEAASGLLARPNLTVCRGAGHLVPLTAPDALRVAIERHRP, encoded by the coding sequence ATGGCCATGTTGAAGGCCTTCGACGGAGGCCGGCTCTTCGGCGCGTCCTTCGGTGGCGACGAGGCGCCGTGGGTGCTGGCTCTGCACGGCTGGGCCCGCACGCACCAGGACTGGCGCAGCGTGCTCGGGGCGCGGGCCGCGGGAACGGTGGCACTCGGAGGCCCTTCGTCGTCCCGCTCCGCGCCGGCCGGCGACGCCTCGATCGAGGGGCCGGCAGGACTGGGCGCGATGGGTGCCGTGGCGGTGGATCTTCCTGGGTTTGGAGCGACTCCGGCGCCGGCGGAGGCCTGGGGATCGGCCGACTACGCGGCTGCACTGGTACCCGTGCTGGAGGAGCTGCAGGTGCCGGCGGTTGTCGTGGGCCATTCGTTCGGTGGGCGGGTGGCGATCCACCTCGCCGCTGCCCACCCGGGCCTGGTGAAGGCGCTGGTGCTGACCGGCGTACCCCTCGTGCGCCCGGCCGCACGACATCGCCGCCCACCCCTGCGGTATCGAGTCGGGCGGGCCCTCTACGACAGGAGGTTGCTCAGCGAGGCCCGGATGGAGACGCTGCGCCAACGCTACGGCTCGCCCGACTACCGGGCTGCCACGGGTGTCATGCGCCAGGTCCTCGTCCGGACGGTGAACGAGACCTACGACGACCAGCTGCGCGCCGTGCGCTGTCCGGTCGAGCTCGTATGGGGCGACAACGACACCGAGGTTCCCGTGTCGGTGGCCGAGGCGGCGTCGGGGCTGCTGGCCCGCCCCAACCTGACCGTGTGTCGCGGCGCGGGCCATCTCGTCCCGCTCACCGCACCCGACGCGCTCCGGGTGGCCATCGAGCGCCACCGGCCATGA
- a CDS encoding Mur ligase family protein, producing the protein MSALDIAVVACAVAASALAGLRWLRVAQREHYLAGSVTRFALRWWWGAVGFNRLLGVMAILGFLVTLSFPPAGFAPAAVVAVGPVGLSVRGRTAKLAWTRRLRTLAVVWAALQAVVVTAGVAGGVGPVVAVAGALLVPALVDAACALTARFERRLADRFVETAATKLRRVAPTVVGITGSYGKTSTKGYVGYLLGSTRAVVVSPASYNNRAGLARTVNEHLAPGTEILVAEMGTYGPGEIADLCSWLTPRIGVITAIGPVHLERFGSEDRIVEAKAEILDRADTAVLNVDDSRLRSVADRASAAGKRVWRCSAADRDADVCALVDGAALEVHRKGTLMARVDDAHARPTNVACAVAVALELGVAEAEVTRLLPGLPVAPNRLNVAVGSTGITVVDDTYNSNPAGCRVALEVMSRHGQDGHRRAVVTPGMVELGDRQYPENVAFATAARAVATDVVIVGFTNRRALLEGAGEQNVRISGWRAGAGGYTVAPDEDDDEEDGDGDARDTKAGGNPPEGEAPPGEHALQVVVVGSRGEAVSWVKAHLGEGDVVLYENDLPDHFA; encoded by the coding sequence ATGAGCGCACTCGACATCGCGGTCGTCGCCTGCGCGGTTGCCGCGTCGGCGCTGGCGGGTCTCCGCTGGCTGCGCGTCGCCCAGCGGGAGCACTATCTGGCTGGTTCGGTCACGAGGTTCGCCCTCCGCTGGTGGTGGGGGGCGGTCGGCTTCAACCGATTGCTCGGGGTGATGGCGATCCTGGGCTTCCTGGTCACCCTCTCGTTCCCGCCGGCCGGTTTCGCCCCCGCGGCCGTGGTGGCCGTCGGGCCGGTGGGGCTCTCGGTGCGCGGGCGCACCGCCAAGCTGGCGTGGACGAGACGCCTCCGGACGCTGGCCGTCGTGTGGGCCGCGTTGCAGGCGGTCGTGGTGACGGCCGGAGTGGCAGGAGGAGTCGGCCCCGTCGTGGCCGTCGCCGGTGCCCTGCTCGTGCCGGCCCTGGTCGACGCCGCCTGCGCACTGACCGCTCGGTTCGAGCGCCGCCTGGCCGATCGTTTCGTCGAGACGGCGGCCACCAAGCTGCGGCGCGTGGCGCCGACCGTCGTGGGCATCACCGGCTCCTATGGCAAAACCTCGACCAAGGGGTACGTGGGTTATCTCCTCGGCTCTACTCGCGCCGTCGTCGTGAGCCCTGCGAGCTACAACAACAGGGCCGGGCTGGCCCGCACGGTCAACGAGCACCTGGCTCCGGGGACCGAGATCCTCGTCGCCGAGATGGGCACGTACGGTCCCGGCGAGATCGCCGACCTCTGCTCGTGGCTCACTCCTCGCATCGGCGTGATCACGGCCATCGGGCCCGTGCACCTGGAGCGCTTCGGGTCGGAGGACCGCATTGTCGAGGCCAAGGCCGAGATCCTCGATCGAGCCGATACAGCCGTGCTCAACGTCGACGACTCACGTCTGCGGTCGGTTGCCGACCGTGCATCGGCTGCGGGCAAGCGCGTGTGGCGGTGCTCAGCGGCAGACCGCGACGCCGACGTGTGCGCGCTCGTCGACGGCGCCGCGCTGGAAGTCCATCGCAAAGGCACCCTCATGGCGCGGGTCGACGACGCCCATGCCCGCCCGACCAACGTGGCCTGCGCCGTGGCTGTGGCGCTCGAGCTGGGCGTGGCGGAGGCGGAGGTGACCAGGCTGCTGCCCGGGCTGCCGGTCGCTCCCAACCGCCTGAACGTGGCCGTCGGGTCCACCGGTATCACCGTGGTCGACGACACGTACAACTCCAACCCGGCGGGGTGTCGTGTGGCTCTGGAGGTCATGTCCCGCCACGGGCAAGACGGCCACCGGCGAGCCGTCGTCACCCCAGGGATGGTCGAGCTGGGCGACCGTCAGTACCCCGAGAACGTGGCCTTTGCTACCGCGGCGAGGGCTGTTGCCACCGACGTCGTCATCGTCGGATTCACCAACCGCAGGGCCCTGCTCGAGGGAGCGGGCGAGCAGAACGTCAGGATCAGCGGGTGGCGGGCCGGCGCCGGCGGGTACACCGTCGCCCCCGACGAGGACGACGACGAGGAGGACGGCGACGGCGACGCTCGCGACACCAAGGCGGGCGGGAACCCGCCCGAGGGCGAGGCGCCCCCCGGCGAGCACGCCCTCCAGGTGGTCGTGGTCGGAAGTCGCGGCGAGGCGGTGAGCTGGGTGAAGGCCCATCTGGGGGAGGGCGACGTCGTGCTGTACGAGAACGACCTGCCCGACCACTTCGCGTGA